The Tolypothrix sp. PCC 7712 region AAATGGATCTGCTACCTGCTGAAAGGTAAAGTCATAGGTGAGGGGAAGTAGAATTGTGGTGTTGTCACCCAAAACTGCTGATGGTCGGAAAGATATAGCATTGCTCAATCCGATTTTACTAATGACAGCAAAGTTACCATCACCCAAAGCAGAGTCACTACCACTGACACCAATGTTACCTGCAAGACCAATATAGCTTCTACCACCACGGGTAGCTCTACCTGGTTCAATATCGGCTTGTGCTACTTGAGTAGTAGCTGGTTGAGCAATAGGCTGTTGAGCGGTCGGTTCCGAGTTTTGGGGAATAAAGCCGGCTGCTGAGGTGATTGCTGTACCTGGAATAGGTGTAACTATGCGATTAGCGGTTTGTTGTGTAGCAGCGTTAGGGAACTGCTGGGAAACGGTGAAATTTGTATTGGTTTGAGTAGGGGAATTTTGGCTTGTAGCTTCCTGTTCAGTAGTTGATTGGCTGGGAGATGCTACGGTTGTAGCAGCATTACTAAACTGCTGATTATTTGAGGAATCTACTGTTTGAGCGACAGCAGATAAGCTACTACCTAAGACTGCACAAGCTGCTAAACTTGGCAAGCAAAAAACAGCTTTACGAATAATAGTATTCACATTCACTCCTTACAAAATATTGCCACACATAAATAAACGGTTTTTGGTGTTAAGCCAAGAAATCTTGGTAACATCCAACCATTTAACACGAAAAAACTAATTCTCACACCCTGTATTTGACGGAATTATACTAATCCTTTCAGGGTTACGATGTTACTCAGAAAAGCTGTATAGTCCATGTCAATAAACCTCTCTTCTGGGAGAGGCTACACCCACAGGGTAGCGAACAGGAAAAAATGGCTACTCTTTTCCATGCTCACTGGTCATTCGTAGTGTCTCACAAATAATACCAATTTGAATAAATAATGTGATAAATACGTAGATTGGGATGAGTACGCCGCAATACTACAAGGGATAGCTTTTTAAACTCAAAATTAGTTGAGGGGAAAGGGTTAAAGGTTAAGAGTACTCCAAGTAAAAAAATGCTCAATTGTCATTGCGAATGAAGCAAAGCGGAATGAAGCAATCGCATAGACTCGCTCGTAGTTGCAAGATTTTGCGATTGCTTCTCTGCGAGACGCTACACTCCGTTTCGCTCGCAATGACAGGTTTTGGATCGTTTATTTTTTGGAACACTCTAAGGGTTAAAGGTTTTTTCTTTCCCTTGAACCATTCCCCTTTTTCCCCTTAACCGACAAGTATTGGAGTACGCCGTACTTTTCTAGTAGGAAATAGCAATTCCGCTCAGGAAATACTTAGAGCAATTTACTCATCATTCAAAGTTTCAATTAACAAATCGACTTGCTGCTGACGCTGCTGCAAAAAATTCTCGCATTGGCGCAAATTTTCTACAGCATTTGTAAATTGTGCAAATACTTCTTCTAATTCCAACTCGCCTGTCTCAATACGAGTAATAATTTGTTCGATTTCAGCCACTTTATCCTCATAATTCCAACCTGTGAGGGCATCAGAATTAGCAGGGTTCTTACGTTTAATCATCCTAATCTTTTACTTCTTTCACTTTCACTTTAACTTCTCCCTGTCCCAATTGAATCAATAACTCATCACCCACAGCTAAATCTGCAGCAGTTCGAGCGATCGCACCATTTTCTTGTCTGACTACGGCGTAACCACGCTGTAATACGGCTTTCGGGTCGAGAGTAGCTAATTTTTGCCTTAACATTTCTAGATGTTGGCTGGCTTGTTGCGATCGCCTTTTTGTGACTTGCACTAATTGCTGATGCTTCCAAGCTAGTCTTTGCTTTTCTTGTTGTAATTGCCGATCTAAGCGTAAATGTTGCAGCCGATTTTGCAATACTCGCAGCTTGTGTTCAGCAGCTTGTGTAGAGTAAAGTACCGCCTCTTGTAAAGCTTCCACTCGTTGCCGATGTTGAGTATACAATTCCGCCAGGGCTGGCACAACCAGTTCTGCCGCAGCAGTGGGAGTATGGACGCATACATCTGCAACTAAATCTGCCAAAGATTCATCTCGTTGATGACCAATGCCAGTAATTACTGGTATAGAACAATTAGCTAGCGATCGCACGACTCGTTCATCGTTAAAGCAAGCTAATTCCTCAACTGCGCCGCCTCCCCGTGACAAAATTAGCACCTCGGCTCGCCCATCCCGTTCTACGCGTTCAATAGCTTTCACTATCGATTCTGGTGCTTGCTCCCCCTGTACTGTCGCCGGAGAAAATAAAACCTGTAACCCTGGATACCGTTGTTTTAGGGTTCTTTGAATATCACCCCAAGCCGCAGCCGTTGGTGAAGTGATCACAGCGATGGTTTGGGGATGAGAAGGAAGCGATCGCTTTCTTTCGGGATCAAACAACCCCTCAGATAGCAAGCGGTTTTTTAACTGTTGGTAACGCAAAGCCTGTAAACCTTCACCAGCAGGTAAAGCTTGCCAAACAGATAGCTGATATTCTCCCCTTTGAGGATAAACTCTGAGACTACCTAAAATAATTAACTGCTCACCAGGAATAGGGATTTGCGCCAGTTTTGCCAATTGGCTATTCCACGCTACACATTTAATTCCAGCTGTACCATCGGGATCTTGCAAGGTGAAAAATAAACCACTGCGATGGTGATTAGCGCTGGAAACTTCTCCTGTTACCCAAACTTGTCGCAGTTGATGATCTTGTTCCAACAGCAAGCGGATGTAGTCAGTTAACCCAGCTACCGAAAGTGCAGTATCAGGAATTAAAGAGTTGACAAAATCGGAAGTCATACCATTTTGGATTTTAGATTTTAGATTTTGGATTGGAAATCGCCTTATAATTATGATTTTTGTAAATCAATTTTTTGCAATTACTTTTCAAATTTGTATCGTTAAAGACGCAACTCAAAATCTATCCAAATACTAGTAAATCGGTGTTTGCATACTTAACTTGCAATACTTCTAGATTAACCCTCTTCTAAGAAACAGAAATATTTCTTTACATCCATTGGGAATGCGATCACTTTCCTCGGACGCTTTTATCACTTTCGGGAGATAATAATCTGGAAAGCTTACAGCATAAGACTTTTACCAAAAAACCATGATTTTAGCCATTGTGTTAGAAAATAAACGCTCAAATGCCCGTTGTATCTAAAGTTCAAAATTTGGCTTTGATTTTTATTTTCCCAGAGTGACAAAACAAGGTTAAGCATTATCCACCCAGAAAGAGGATTTGGAGAAAAGGATACTTTTCCCCTTTCCCTTTTTCCCCTTCACCTTTCCCCCATATATTAACTGCGGTTGTCTATTTGGGCGCGTTGCAAATTCCCAGAAAAGTCAACATAAACACTTTTCCATTCAGTAAAAACATCTAAGGCTGTAGTACCAGCCTCTCTATGTCCATTGCCTGTTTGTTTGACACCACCAAAAGGTAAGTGTACTTCAGCACCAATAGTCGGGCCATTTATATAAGTGATACCTGCCTCAATGTCGCGCATAGCAGTAAAAGCGCGGTTAATGTCGCGGGTGTAGACTGAGGAAGATAGACCGTAATTGGTATCGTTGAGGACTGCGATCGCTTCTTCAAACGAGCTAACCTCAATTAATGCGACTACTGGCCCAAATATCTCTTCGCGAGCAACGCGCATTTCCGGGGTCACATTATCCAAAATTGTCGGTTTAAAGAAGTTACCGTTTTTTAATTGCCCCTCGCTGGCAATTTCTCCACCAATTAACACTTTTGCTCCTTCTTCACGGGCAATATCTAAATATTTATTGACTCTTTGCAACTGCGATGCATTAATTAACGGCCCGATATCTATATCTGGATCGGTTCCAGCCCCTAAGCGTAATTTGCTGGTACGCTCGTAAAGCATGGCAGTAAATTTTTCTTTGATGTCACGATGCAATATTAAACGACTAGTAGCTGTACATCGTTGTCCCGCAGTCCCAAAGGCTCCCCAAACTGCACCATCTAACGCCAGTTCCAAATCTGCGTCTTCCATGACAACTTGGGCGTTTTTACCACCCATTTCTAAACAAACGCGCTTGTGAGTGCGTCCGCAAGTTGCACCGACAAATGCACCTGTTTCGGAAGAACCAGTAAAAGATACTAAATCAACATCAGGATGCTCGACTAAGGCTTTTCCAGCTTCTTCTCCGACACCATGAACTAGGTTAATTACTCCTGGTGGTAAACCTGCGGCGGCAAAAATCTC contains the following coding sequences:
- the xseA gene encoding exodeoxyribonuclease VII large subunit, coding for MTSDFVNSLIPDTALSVAGLTDYIRLLLEQDHQLRQVWVTGEVSSANHHRSGLFFTLQDPDGTAGIKCVAWNSQLAKLAQIPIPGEQLIILGSLRVYPQRGEYQLSVWQALPAGEGLQALRYQQLKNRLLSEGLFDPERKRSLPSHPQTIAVITSPTAAAWGDIQRTLKQRYPGLQVLFSPATVQGEQAPESIVKAIERVERDGRAEVLILSRGGGAVEELACFNDERVVRSLANCSIPVITGIGHQRDESLADLVADVCVHTPTAAAELVVPALAELYTQHRQRVEALQEAVLYSTQAAEHKLRVLQNRLQHLRLDRQLQQEKQRLAWKHQQLVQVTKRRSQQASQHLEMLRQKLATLDPKAVLQRGYAVVRQENGAIARTAADLAVGDELLIQLGQGEVKVKVKEVKD
- a CDS encoding aldehyde dehydrogenase family protein encodes the protein MTTALSCRNYINGEWLSALGGATLESRNPADKNEVVATFPRSLADDVNQAVAAARQAYRSWRQVPAPARAEYIFRVGEILLQHKEELAQLISREMGKPLTEARGDVQEGIDCAFYSAGEGRRLFGQTTPSEMPNKFAMTVRMPIGVCALITPWNFPVAIPCWKAMPALVCGNTVILKPAEDTPACATKLVEIFAAAGLPPGVINLVHGVGEEAGKALVEHPDVDLVSFTGSSETGAFVGATCGRTHKRVCLEMGGKNAQVVMEDADLELALDGAVWGAFGTAGQRCTATSRLILHRDIKEKFTAMLYERTSKLRLGAGTDPDIDIGPLINASQLQRVNKYLDIAREEGAKVLIGGEIASEGQLKNGNFFKPTILDNVTPEMRVAREEIFGPVVALIEVSSFEEAIAVLNDTNYGLSSSVYTRDINRAFTAMRDIEAGITYINGPTIGAEVHLPFGGVKQTGNGHREAGTTALDVFTEWKSVYVDFSGNLQRAQIDNRS
- the xseB gene encoding exodeoxyribonuclease VII small subunit, which produces MIKRKNPANSDALTGWNYEDKVAEIEQIITRIETGELELEEVFAQFTNAVENLRQCENFLQQRQQQVDLLIETLNDE